The Dictyoglomus sp. NZ13-RE01 genomic sequence TACTTTTCTATTTGGTTCTACTCCTACACTTTCAGACCTTAATCCATACTCCTGAATTAATTGATGTTGAAGTCTTCTTAAATAAGCCGGTTGTGGTGAAAGCTCATAAGGCTCTTCATGAGTTAAAACATACTCTATTCCTTCTCTTGCTTCCCTTAACGCCCTTTCTTCCTCTGCACTTCTCGATGTTCCTACTTTAAAATGCTCGCTCAGAAATCTCTCCATTTGAGTAACCGTATTGCTCCTTAAAACAGAAATGACCATATTTCTCTTTTCTGCTTCATTAATTAAATCTTTTGCTCTTTTTTGATGGGCTTTTAACAACAAAAGACAATTAGCATCAGAAAGATTCCTTACCACGTAAGCTGGAACATTTAAATTTCTTATGGCTTTCTCCAACTTATTTCTACTAATACCATATGGGAATATTTTCAAAATCTCAGGCTTCTTTCCTTCTAAGCTAACTTTCGCCTCTTCCTCAGGAGATTTTGTAGGAGGAACATATATTTTCTCTACCTTTCCCTCCGGAGTTCTTATTCTAATCTCAGGAGGTATCATATATCCTCTCAACATGGCATCTATAGTTTTTGCTACATCATGATGAATCGCCAATCTATCTCGTTCTTGTATTTCTATTACTATATCGAAAGTAGGAGGAGCTTTTCTTTCTAAAACAGTCTTTTGAGTACCTCTCCTTTTTGCTTCCTCATCACTTAAAGTAACTGCCTGAATTCCTCCTACAAGATCGGATAATGTAGGATTTAAAAGCAAGTTCTCCAAAGTTATTCCATGAGCGGTTCCTATAAGTTGGACTCCCCTCTCTGCAATGGTTCTTGCCGCTTTTGCCTCCAACTCTGTTCCAATCTCATCAATTACAATTACCTCAGGCATATGGTTTTCTACAGCTTCTATCATTACATCGTGTTGTTTAGCTGGATTTGGAACCTGCATTCTTCTTGCTCTTCCTATGGCTGGATGTGGAATATCTCCGTCTCCTCCAATCTCATTTGAGGTATCTATAATTATCACCCTTTTATTTAACTCATCTGCTAAAACCCTTGCAGTTTCTCTTAATAAGGTTGTCTTTCCTACCCCAGGTTTTCCAAGAAGCAATATATTTTTCCCAGTTTCTATTACATCTCTTATAATATCCACAGTACCTAAAACTGCTCTCCCCACTCTACAGGTCAATCCTATAATCCTACCATGTCTATTTTCAATAGCAGAAATTCTATGAAGGGTTCTTTCAATTCCAGCCCTTTTATCTCCACTAAATTCACCAACACGGG encodes the following:
- a CDS encoding single-stranded DNA-binding protein; translated protein: MRKLTQQIVDDLDKLLAIFPEDIKKRLEEDPDIKDLIEVVLDLGREVEARFYKKNVIFHGRYTTEEDINYILSRVGEFSGDKRAGIERTLHRISAIENRHGRIIGLTCRVGRAVLGTVDIIRDVIETGKNILLLGKPGVGKTTLLRETARVLADELNKRVIIIDTSNEIGGDGDIPHPAIGRARRMQVPNPAKQHDVMIEAVENHMPEVIVIDEIGTELEAKAARTIAERGVQLIGTAHGITLENLLLNPTLSDLVGGIQAVTLSDEEAKRRGTQKTVLERKAPPTFDIVIEIQERDRLAIHHDVAKTIDAMLRGYMIPPEIRIRTPEGKVEKIYVPPTKSPEEEAKVSLEGKKPEILKIFPYGISRNKLEKAIRNLNVPAYVVRNLSDANCLLLLKAHQKRAKDLINEAEKRNMVISVLRSNTVTQMERFLSEHFKVGTSRSAEEERALREAREGIEYVLTHEEPYELSPQPAYLRRLQHQLIQEYGLRSESVGVEPNRKVKIFPY